One genomic window of Paenisporosarcina antarctica includes the following:
- a CDS encoding thermonuclease family protein, with protein sequence MSFSFRKMLVLVLIGSVLIFSGCGSTLTNEDDEQYAPIDKESTLQNEESTKDDKPLSGKSTSSTTAPKAGTTDQIPVTLVSTTDGDTIRVMYKGENEPVRYLLIDTPETNHPRLGKQPFGEEAKELNRQLVNSGDLTLEFDVGEKRDKYGRLLAYVYVDGKSVQETLISNGLARVAYIYPPNTRHLTPYEEAQLVAKSKKLGFWAVEDYATDSGFNSGSSTNTETSSGASSNPSAPAATTKTTEWFDNCTHLRTKYPNGVASDHPAYQAKMDRDKDNFACER encoded by the coding sequence GTGAGTTTTAGTTTTCGTAAAATGTTAGTTTTAGTACTTATTGGAAGTGTCCTTATCTTTTCAGGATGTGGTTCAACACTCACAAATGAGGACGATGAACAGTACGCTCCAATTGATAAAGAATCTACGTTACAAAATGAAGAATCGACGAAAGATGACAAACCTTTATCGGGAAAATCCACATCATCTACTACTGCTCCAAAAGCAGGCACGACGGATCAAATCCCAGTGACTCTTGTTTCAACCACTGACGGCGATACGATTCGCGTGATGTATAAAGGTGAAAATGAACCAGTTCGCTATTTATTAATTGATACACCAGAAACGAATCATCCTCGTCTTGGGAAACAGCCTTTCGGTGAGGAAGCAAAAGAACTTAATCGACAACTTGTCAATAGTGGAGACTTAACTCTTGAATTTGATGTTGGTGAAAAACGCGATAAATACGGACGGCTATTAGCTTATGTCTATGTTGATGGTAAAAGTGTTCAAGAAACATTGATAAGTAACGGATTGGCGCGAGTTGCCTATATATATCCACCTAACACACGTCATTTAACACCTTATGAAGAAGCACAGCTAGTCGCTAAGTCGAAGAAATTAGGTTTCTGGGCAGTTGAAGATTATGCCACAGATTCAGGATTTAATAGTGGAAGTTCAACAAATACCGAAACTAGTTCCGGTGCTTCATCTAACCCAAGCGCTCCAGCTGCCACGACAAAAACAACGGAATGGTTTGATAACTGTACCCATCTCCGCACTAAGTATCCAAATGGTGTAGCAAGTGACCATCCTGCTTATCAGGCCAAAATGGACCGTGATAAAGACAACTTTGCATGTGAACGTTAG
- a CDS encoding MFS transporter produces MNKKQTRRVLIASLVGSSIEWFDYFLYGTVAALVFNQIFFVTEDPNVGLLLAYASFALAFFIRPFGGVIFSHIGDRIGRKKTLVITLSIMGIATFGMGLLPTYQAIGIWAPILLITLRLVQGLGIGGEWGGALLLAVEYAPPENRGLYGSIPQMGVTIGMLMGTIALWIMTMLPEESFMTWGWRVPFILSALLVIFGLWIRHGIDETPEFKKVQASGEIPKLPIAETLKYHWREVLIAIGAKVVETAPFYIFSTFVVSYATTNLGFTRSSTLAAVMIATVVTTILIPVMGNLSDKVGRKKLYVAGTVGMALFAFPYFWMIHQGSVALLIIATVIALGVIWAPITAVLGTMFSEIFDARIRYTGISLGYQIGAALAGGTAPLVATALLVTFDNSYIPVAIYIIFTAVISLVAVWAMKDRIAVVNK; encoded by the coding sequence ATGAATAAAAAACAAACACGTCGTGTCTTAATCGCGAGTTTAGTAGGGAGCTCAATTGAGTGGTTTGATTACTTCTTATATGGAACAGTTGCTGCACTAGTATTCAACCAAATATTTTTCGTCACTGAGGACCCGAATGTCGGACTTTTATTAGCATATGCATCATTTGCTTTAGCTTTTTTCATTCGACCATTTGGAGGAGTAATATTTAGTCACATAGGTGACCGTATTGGACGAAAGAAAACACTCGTTATTACATTAAGTATAATGGGAATTGCTACTTTTGGGATGGGCTTATTGCCTACCTATCAAGCGATTGGGATATGGGCACCAATCTTACTCATCACGCTTCGCTTAGTTCAAGGGTTGGGGATAGGCGGCGAATGGGGAGGAGCACTTCTTCTAGCTGTCGAATATGCACCACCTGAAAACCGTGGATTGTATGGGAGTATTCCACAAATGGGTGTAACCATCGGAATGTTAATGGGTACGATTGCATTATGGATAATGACCATGCTTCCTGAAGAGTCATTCATGACATGGGGCTGGCGAGTGCCATTTATTTTAAGTGCTTTATTAGTGATCTTTGGATTGTGGATTCGTCACGGGATTGACGAAACACCTGAATTTAAAAAAGTTCAAGCATCTGGTGAAATTCCAAAGCTGCCAATTGCGGAGACACTTAAATACCATTGGCGTGAAGTGTTAATTGCAATTGGAGCAAAAGTTGTCGAAACAGCACCTTTCTATATTTTTAGTACATTTGTCGTGTCATACGCAACAACGAATTTAGGATTCACACGATCGTCTACTTTAGCAGCAGTAATGATTGCAACAGTAGTAACGACAATCTTAATTCCTGTCATGGGGAATTTATCAGATAAAGTAGGACGTAAAAAGTTATATGTTGCAGGAACAGTGGGTATGGCACTTTTTGCATTCCCGTACTTCTGGATGATACATCAAGGTTCAGTAGCCTTGCTGATCATCGCGACTGTCATTGCATTAGGCGTCATTTGGGCACCAATCACTGCAGTTCTTGGAACCATGTTCTCTGAAATATTTGATGCAAGAATACGCTATACAGGCATTTCATTAGGATATCAAATCGGTGCAGCATTAGCGGGTGGGACAGCTCCACTTGTGGCAACGGCATTACTTGTGACTTTTGATAATTCATATATTCCAGTAGCGATATACATCATCTTTACGGCAGTCATTTCACTTGTAGCAGTTTGGGCAATGAAAGACCGCATCGCAGTGGTCAACAAGTAA
- a CDS encoding ornithine cyclodeaminase family protein, whose amino-acid sequence MLVVNENQIKLLYKMTDAIADIKGILEAKEAGKIDNPQRTVLDFPQHSASALYMPSADLVSEVSAVKVVTIFPGNPAHGKPTTQGVLLLSDATNGEHVAMMNASYLTRLRTGALSGIATDVLSKKDSRVLTVIGTGAMAFEQVLGVLAVRTIEKIILVNRTPQKAKEFGDKLHAFGVDLPFQIELDVAKAIKQADIICCATRSSEPVFDGNDVKPGTHINGVGSYLPHMREVDETTVLNADKIVVDDLAGVKHEAGELMHVADSGKWSFDDVHAQLGELVVGKKEGRQTQEEITFFKCVGAAYFDLAVAKGVYAKAKEVGEGIVVEV is encoded by the coding sequence ATGCTCGTTGTAAACGAAAATCAAATTAAACTACTATATAAAATGACTGATGCCATTGCAGACATCAAAGGGATTTTAGAGGCAAAAGAAGCTGGGAAAATTGATAATCCACAGCGTACCGTTCTTGATTTCCCACAACATAGTGCTTCAGCCCTATACATGCCGAGCGCAGATTTAGTTAGCGAAGTATCTGCGGTAAAAGTCGTGACAATTTTTCCTGGTAACCCTGCCCACGGAAAACCGACAACACAAGGAGTACTGTTACTGTCTGATGCTACAAATGGAGAACATGTAGCGATGATGAACGCATCTTATTTAACACGACTACGAACGGGGGCCCTAAGTGGCATTGCGACTGATGTATTATCGAAGAAAGACAGTCGCGTATTGACGGTAATTGGCACAGGTGCCATGGCTTTTGAACAAGTACTCGGCGTGTTAGCGGTTCGTACCATAGAGAAAATCATTCTCGTGAATCGAACACCACAAAAAGCAAAAGAATTCGGAGATAAATTACATGCTTTTGGTGTGGACTTGCCGTTTCAAATAGAACTAGATGTCGCAAAAGCGATCAAGCAAGCGGATATAATTTGTTGTGCTACACGTTCAAGTGAACCAGTATTCGATGGTAATGACGTGAAACCAGGCACCCATATTAATGGTGTAGGTTCTTATTTGCCACATATGCGAGAAGTAGATGAAACGACTGTTTTAAACGCCGATAAAATTGTTGTAGACGACTTAGCGGGTGTCAAACATGAAGCGGGTGAGTTAATGCATGTTGCCGATAGTGGCAAGTGGTCGTTTGATGATGTGCACGCACAACTCGGAGAGCTCGTTGTCGGAAAGAAAGAAGGACGACAAACACAAGAAGAAATCACTTTCTTCAAATGCGTTGGCGCTGCTTATTTTGATCTCGCTGTAGCAAAAGGAGTTTATGCTAAAGCGAAAGAAGTGGGTGAGGGAATCGTAGTGGAAGTGTAA
- a CDS encoding VOC family protein — protein sequence MKYRMSKNIGFQVKDVEKAKHFYESILGVKETTQSDADEVEFRTNSNSIFLIPGNENLGPVMEVVVSNLDLAKKHLVENGCEIVRWEGKGRDCYVRDPFGIVFNVWEDK from the coding sequence ATGAAATACAGAATGTCCAAGAATATTGGATTTCAAGTGAAAGATGTGGAAAAGGCCAAACACTTTTACGAAAGTATTTTAGGTGTGAAAGAAACTACTCAAAGTGACGCGGATGAAGTGGAGTTTCGAACGAATAGTAATTCTATTTTTTTAATTCCAGGCAATGAAAATCTAGGTCCAGTCATGGAAGTAGTCGTAAGTAATTTGGATCTAGCAAAGAAACACTTAGTTGAAAATGGTTGTGAAATTGTTCGCTGGGAAGGTAAAGGAAGGGATTGTTATGTACGAGATCCGTTCGGCATAGTCTTCAATGTGTGGGAAGATAAATAA
- a CDS encoding CsxC family protein, giving the protein MSQQNNDDCPIVIPCQVAGTTLTPFADEPAEPCLIQNSPIIKVPAVLAETVIQVVVETNIVLEPAASEIKRVHKDVYLTQCKLVPVEFGDEVCPGVFEVTRAKLFVAGFIRKNIEYATGMCNGLIRDRIINTEFSGYADLRNGDFDTFPVLGRSSDSRSRFINPKNSEIPRLDKYFFENSVYYNEQPYCELVNANFFELDFSPCPVGTDETFTTLREKIVCDLTVKVLQLRQIRVNGIGNGG; this is encoded by the coding sequence ATGAGTCAACAAAATAATGATGATTGTCCGATTGTTATTCCATGTCAGGTAGCGGGTACAACACTAACACCCTTTGCTGATGAACCAGCAGAGCCTTGTTTAATACAAAATAGTCCGATTATTAAAGTGCCAGCTGTATTAGCAGAGACCGTAATTCAAGTAGTTGTAGAAACGAATATTGTACTTGAGCCAGCAGCAAGTGAGATTAAAAGAGTGCATAAAGATGTATATCTAACTCAATGTAAGCTAGTACCTGTAGAATTTGGTGATGAAGTATGCCCTGGCGTATTTGAAGTAACAAGAGCCAAATTATTTGTAGCAGGATTTATTCGTAAAAATATCGAATATGCTACAGGAATGTGTAATGGACTAATTCGTGATCGAATTATTAATACTGAATTTTCTGGCTATGCAGACCTAAGAAATGGTGATTTTGACACTTTCCCTGTATTAGGTAGATCTTCAGATAGCAGATCTCGCTTTATTAATCCAAAAAACAGTGAAATTCCACGCCTAGATAAATATTTCTTTGAAAATAGTGTTTATTATAATGAGCAACCATATTGTGAGTTAGTTAATGCGAATTTCTTTGAACTTGATTTTTCTCCATGTCCTGTAGGGACGGACGAAACATTTACAACGCTACGCGAAAAAATTGTATGTGATCTTACTGTAAAAGTATTACAATTAAGACAAATTCGAGTTAATGGAATAGGAAATGGCGGCTGA
- a CDS encoding DUF6509 family protein: MKITSHLVRKMNDPTGIIVGERYEFLLDVEVEEDDELFTEGGLELRVIFASDENSERVVQYHFTDKVAKDVLDFALEDDEEAEILEYCKNNLT; this comes from the coding sequence ATGAAAATTACAAGTCACTTGGTTCGCAAAATGAACGATCCAACAGGAATTATTGTTGGAGAACGTTATGAATTTTTACTAGATGTCGAGGTTGAAGAAGATGACGAACTATTCACAGAAGGTGGATTAGAGCTTCGTGTTATTTTTGCTTCCGATGAAAATAGTGAGCGCGTTGTGCAATACCATTTCACTGACAAAGTAGCAAAAGATGTTCTTGATTTTGCTCTTGAAGATGACGAAGAGGCTGAAATTCTTGAATACTGCAAAAATAATTTAACATAA
- a CDS encoding BC_2427 family protein, whose product MRIPWDNKRNMQKSHFNPKKYGENTMSYPWINYEEMTIIINKQKAVFTLYATPHFQHINETNTENSDSICESDTKQGSVDTVEMGSVVETYRRKKRSKLNKKCTCYKKIKNSSDIRKSNTKMKYIDTVEVCDLVEINKRQKRLKLRKKCNRLKKKLLQEPYKTYEAHTPDDVCKIDSPIKLKKHADLHSTTIKIPYSTFSKLHNYLHPCIIDNTITVADPKHYPEIKDDNLVNKYPQHECDDDSDTNHTNEVHQHFGVRSATIKIPFYAFVKIYNLLHPPSCAIFVRHAPKDTLVNHGIKENLGMSQGNEFCKHAGVHSKTIKIPYATFSKLHNYLHPCMLDNTISAADPKHYPVIKDDKLVNEYQHHEYDDDCDTNHTNEMCKHARVHTTTIKIPFYAFAKIYNLLHPPNCAIFSHKHSLKIEHVSKRDKYDDDCESSNSHPFHISSGVRSSSIKIPISTFVDIDNFLHPAIFGSTTQNTFKFIDHSKMLDTITYYHEQPYCHLVGFKSHEIILLTDSVYRASAKDNNKSVVVPLHDPQSVKKRESHNQICPYHESLNMRVPVVVGEYSIEICLEKDVRFEEKINMVKEITKEVILTNCKFVPADFSNSTADGSREALSGKLFIEGYINQHIEYNAVHHGNEKFIPKVPSFHSLHQKIVVDLMIDLLQVQKITFGQKGL is encoded by the coding sequence ATGAGAATTCCATGGGACAACAAGAGAAATATGCAGAAATCCCATTTTAATCCGAAAAAATACGGAGAGAATACAATGTCATACCCTTGGATTAACTACGAAGAAATGACGATAATTATTAATAAACAAAAGGCCGTATTTACGTTATATGCTACTCCCCATTTTCAACATATAAATGAAACTAATACAGAAAATAGTGACAGTATTTGCGAATCAGATACTAAGCAAGGGTCTGTGGACACAGTAGAAATGGGTAGTGTAGTTGAAACGTATAGAAGAAAGAAAAGGTCGAAATTAAATAAGAAATGTACTTGTTACAAAAAGATAAAAAACAGTAGTGATATTCGTAAATCAAATACTAAAATGAAATATATCGATACAGTAGAAGTATGTGATTTAGTTGAAATTAACAAAAGGCAGAAAAGATTAAAATTACGCAAAAAGTGCAATCGACTAAAAAAGAAGTTATTACAAGAACCATACAAAACTTACGAAGCCCATACACCAGATGATGTCTGTAAAATTGATTCTCCTATTAAACTTAAAAAACATGCAGACCTACACTCAACGACAATAAAGATTCCATATTCCACTTTTTCAAAGCTTCATAATTATCTTCATCCTTGTATCATAGACAATACGATTACTGTTGCTGACCCTAAGCATTACCCAGAAATAAAAGATGATAATTTGGTTAATAAATATCCTCAACATGAATGCGATGATGACTCTGACACCAATCACACTAATGAGGTTCATCAACATTTCGGAGTAAGATCAGCAACTATAAAAATTCCGTTTTATGCTTTTGTGAAAATTTACAATCTACTGCATCCACCTAGCTGTGCGATTTTTGTCAGGCACGCTCCAAAAGATACTTTAGTTAATCATGGTATCAAAGAAAATCTTGGCATGAGTCAAGGTAATGAGTTTTGTAAACATGCGGGAGTCCACTCAAAAACAATAAAAATTCCATACGCCACTTTTTCAAAGCTTCATAATTATCTTCATCCTTGTATGTTAGACAATACGATTTCTGCTGCTGATCCTAAGCATTATCCTGTAATAAAAGATGATAAATTAGTTAATGAATATCAACATCATGAATATGATGATGACTGTGACACCAATCATACTAATGAGATGTGTAAACATGCAAGAGTACACACAACGACCATAAAAATCCCATTTTATGCTTTCGCAAAAATTTACAATCTCCTGCATCCTCCTAACTGTGCGATTTTTTCGCATAAGCATTCCCTTAAAATAGAACATGTTTCAAAAAGGGATAAATATGATGATGACTGTGAAAGCAGTAACAGTCATCCGTTTCATATATCATCAGGAGTACGCTCAAGTTCTATTAAAATTCCAATATCCACTTTTGTAGATATTGATAATTTCCTTCATCCAGCAATCTTTGGTAGTACGACTCAAAATACATTTAAATTTATTGACCATTCAAAAATGTTGGATACGATTACTTATTATCATGAACAGCCATATTGTCATTTGGTAGGTTTTAAATCACATGAAATCATCTTATTAACTGATTCTGTTTATCGAGCGAGTGCGAAAGATAATAATAAATCTGTTGTGGTCCCGCTACATGATCCACAATCTGTGAAAAAAAGAGAGTCACATAATCAGATATGTCCTTATCACGAGTCATTAAATATGAGAGTTCCAGTTGTAGTAGGAGAATATAGCATTGAAATCTGTTTAGAGAAAGATGTACGATTTGAAGAAAAAATCAATATGGTAAAAGAGATTACTAAAGAAGTAATATTGACCAATTGTAAGTTTGTACCTGCTGATTTTTCTAATTCGACAGCTGATGGGTCACGTGAAGCATTAAGCGGAAAGCTATTTATAGAAGGTTATATCAATCAACATATTGAATATAACGCCGTTCATCATGGAAATGAGAAGTTCATACCAAAGGTACCTTCTTTTCATTCACTCCATCAAAAAATTGTAGTAGATTTAATGATTGATTTACTACAAGTTCAAAAAATTACATTTGGACAAAAAGGGTTATAG
- a CDS encoding CsxC family protein — translation MSQQNNDDCPIEIPCQVEGVKLTPFLDEPAEPCLIQNNPIIKVPAVLAETIIQVVVETNIVLDPPASEIKRVHKDIYLTQCKLVPVEFGDEVCPGVFEVTRAKLFIAGFIRKNIEYATGLCNGEIRDRIINTEFSGYSDLTDDDFDTFPVLGRSSDSRSRYINPKNSEIPRLDKYFFENSVYYNEQPYCELVNANFFEIDFSPCPVGTDETFTTLREKIVCDLTVKVLQLRQVRVASIELS, via the coding sequence ATGAGTCAACAAAATAATGATGATTGCCCAATTGAGATTCCATGTCAGGTAGAAGGGGTGAAATTAACACCCTTCCTCGACGAACCAGCAGAGCCTTGTTTAATACAAAATAATCCGATTATTAAAGTGCCAGCTGTATTAGCAGAGACCATAATTCAAGTCGTTGTAGAAACGAATATTGTGCTTGATCCACCAGCAAGTGAGATTAAAAGAGTTCATAAAGATATATATCTAACGCAATGTAAGCTTGTACCTGTAGAGTTTGGCGATGAAGTATGCCCAGGTGTATTTGAAGTAACAAGAGCCAAATTATTTATAGCCGGATTTATTCGTAAAAATATAGAATATGCTACTGGATTGTGTAATGGAGAAATTCGTGATCGAATCATTAATACTGAATTTTCTGGTTATTCGGACCTCACAGATGATGATTTTGACACGTTCCCTGTATTAGGTAGATCTTCAGATAGCAGATCTCGCTATATTAATCCGAAAAACAGTGAAATTCCACGTCTAGATAAATATTTCTTTGAAAATAGTGTTTACTATAATGAGCAACCATATTGTGAGTTAGTCAATGCAAATTTCTTTGAAATTGATTTTTCTCCATGTCCTGTAGGAACGGATGAAACGTTTACAACGCTACGCGAAAAAATTGTATGTGACCTTACTGTAAAAGTATTACAATTACGACAAGTCCGAGTTGCTTCAATAGAACTTTCCTAA
- a CDS encoding helix-turn-helix domain-containing protein produces the protein MSQVLMGVTLKNLRKERNLTLKDLALQTGVSISFLSQVERGKSSVTLESLKKIADALNVNPSVFFAADGIQDALTIRREPFYYKDLSNGVKDASFSPILVTLQSGENEGNAFSHSGHEFLFVVKGLLTVEIDGERLQLREQESILFNAGKTHYWFNHTEDVVQFLVISSKN, from the coding sequence ATGTCGCAAGTGTTAATGGGTGTTACATTAAAAAATCTTCGCAAAGAGCGGAATTTGACATTAAAAGATTTGGCACTACAAACTGGCGTATCTATCAGTTTTTTATCCCAGGTTGAGCGTGGAAAATCGAGTGTAACTTTGGAATCGTTAAAAAAAATAGCAGATGCACTAAACGTGAATCCGAGTGTTTTTTTTGCTGCAGATGGTATACAAGATGCTTTGACGATTCGTCGAGAACCTTTTTATTACAAAGATTTATCCAATGGTGTTAAAGATGCCAGCTTTTCACCGATTTTGGTGACGCTTCAATCAGGTGAGAACGAAGGTAATGCATTTTCTCATAGTGGCCACGAATTTTTATTTGTAGTAAAAGGCTTATTAACAGTTGAAATTGATGGAGAACGCTTGCAACTTCGTGAGCAGGAATCCATATTATTTAATGCAGGTAAAACACATTATTGGTTCAACCATACCGAAGATGTGGTTCAATTCTTAGTGATATCCTCTAAAAACTAA